In Blautia wexlerae DSM 19850, a single window of DNA contains:
- a CDS encoding MATE family efflux transporter, producing MKGHNKKMELLGSAPIPKALLAMGIPTMIGMMISAIYNLVDAYFVGGLGTSQMGAISVTYPLSQVIVGLGLLFGNGAGSYISRLLGRGNNDDAKKVASTALYSGLLLGIIFIIGTLAFLEPILKFLGTTESIMPYAIKYARIFIAASIFNIFNVMMNNIITSEGAAKISMFAMLSGALLNMILDPIFINVLNMGVTGAAIASAIGQALSTVVFLSYILMKKSIFTFKIKDCCYSKENMKEILKIGVPTLVFQLLTSLSIILINNQANALSVTHTKEYVDSVIAGMGAVTRIVSMGSLMVFGFIKGFQPIAGYSYGAKNFKRLNESIKTSILWSTVFCALFGLILILFPATIISKFTAGDMELVRIGQASLRANGFSIMLFGFYTVYSSLFLALGKGLEGFILGACRQGICFVPIILLLPSLVGISGILYAQPIADLISAIITVFMAINLHKSLEKERLSYIKNKE from the coding sequence ATGAAAGGACATAACAAAAAAATGGAATTATTAGGGAGTGCACCGATTCCAAAAGCGTTATTGGCAATGGGAATTCCAACTATGATAGGAATGATGATCAGCGCAATTTACAATTTGGTAGATGCCTATTTTGTTGGAGGCTTGGGAACGAGCCAAATGGGTGCGATTTCAGTAACGTATCCTTTAAGTCAGGTGATTGTTGGGTTAGGACTATTGTTTGGTAATGGCGCAGGCTCATATATTTCTAGGCTGCTAGGACGTGGGAATAATGATGATGCTAAAAAAGTTGCGAGTACAGCCTTATACAGTGGTCTTTTACTTGGAATTATTTTCATAATTGGCACGTTAGCTTTTCTTGAGCCAATTCTGAAGTTTCTTGGTACAACAGAAAGTATCATGCCATATGCGATTAAATATGCAAGAATTTTTATTGCTGCATCTATTTTTAATATTTTCAATGTGATGATGAATAATATTATAACAAGTGAAGGTGCGGCTAAAATATCTATGTTTGCAATGTTGTCAGGCGCATTATTAAATATGATTTTAGATCCTATTTTTATAAACGTATTAAATATGGGCGTTACAGGAGCTGCTATTGCTTCAGCTATTGGACAGGCTCTTTCAACAGTTGTTTTTCTTTCATATATTCTTATGAAAAAAAGTATTTTTACATTTAAGATTAAAGATTGTTGTTATTCTAAGGAAAATATGAAGGAAATTTTGAAGATAGGAGTACCAACATTGGTATTCCAGTTATTGACAAGTTTATCAATAATTTTAATTAATAATCAGGCCAATGCTTTGAGTGTAACACATACAAAAGAATATGTAGATTCAGTAATTGCCGGAATGGGAGCTGTAACAAGAATAGTTTCTATGGGAAGTTTAATGGTATTTGGATTTATTAAAGGTTTTCAACCGATTGCAGGATACAGTTATGGAGCGAAAAATTTTAAACGTCTAAATGAATCAATTAAAACATCTATTTTGTGGTCAACAGTGTTTTGTGCGCTTTTTGGATTGATATTAATTTTATTCCCTGCAACAATTATTTCTAAATTTACAGCAGGAGATATGGAACTTGTTAGAATAGGGCAGGCTTCACTCAGAGCAAATGGATTTTCTATTATGCTTTTTGGATTTTATACGGTGTATTCTTCTCTATTTCTTGCCTTAGGTAAAGGTTTAGAAGGATTTATTTTGGGAGCTTGTAGACAAGGGATTTGTTTTGTACCAATTATCTTGTTATTGCCGAGTTTGGTAGGAATAAGTGGTATCTTATATGCACAGCCAATTGCAGATCTTATTTCTGCAATTATCACAGTGTTTATGGCCATAAATTTACACAAAAGTTTGGAAAAGGAAAGACTTTCATATATTAAAAATAAAGAATAA